In the genome of Candidatus Zixiibacteriota bacterium, one region contains:
- a CDS encoding TIGR02530 family flagellar biosynthesis protein, translated as MSNGMKISAYQRPVNLLEISNRGKAPTQQSPVSNKGSFKDVLSTELNGSRGVTFSKHASQRLHSRGIELSDEKLLQISQGIDKAETKGSRETLILTDDAALVVSVKSRTVITAFDRENLKEGVVTSIDSAVII; from the coding sequence ATGTCAAATGGAATGAAAATAAGCGCCTACCAGCGGCCAGTGAATTTGCTCGAGATTTCCAATCGCGGCAAAGCGCCGACTCAGCAATCTCCGGTGTCGAATAAAGGAAGCTTCAAGGACGTTTTGTCCACCGAATTGAATGGCTCGCGCGGTGTAACATTTTCCAAACATGCCTCGCAGAGACTTCACTCACGCGGTATAGAGCTGTCCGATGAAAAGCTGCTCCAAATATCGCAGGGGATCGACAAAGCCGAAACCAAAGGCTCGCGTGAAACATTGATCCTCACCGACGATGCTGCTCTTGTGGTCTCTGTGAAAAGCAGGACTGTCATTACTGCCTTCGACCGGGAGAACCTCAAAGAAGGCGTTGTCACATCAATAGACTCAGCCGTTATTATTTAA